CCCTCCGCCGTGCCGAGTTCCTCCTCTTCGAACCACTCGGAGACGTGCTGGATGCCGATGACGAAGGTGATCCCCGCCAGCGAGGCGACGATCCGCGAGGCCGTAAACACCTCGTAGGTCTGTGCGAACGCGCTGACAATCGCGAAGGCACCGACGAGCAGCATCGTGCTCCCCGCCGTTATCGGCGCCCCGTACTTGTCGGTCAGCGGACCGACGACGATCCGGCCGAGCGGCACGGCGATGACGGCCGCGCTCGAGACGACGCCGAGCTGGGCCACCGAGAGCCCGAATTCGTCGGCGATCTCGCCCGTGAAGGGGGCGAAGGAGAACCAGATGACGAACCCGAGGTTGAACATCGCCGTCGCGAGGATCAGGTTCTTGTACTTCGCGGGGATCATGCGGTTCCCCCACCCCCGTTCGCCGAATCTCGGCACGCGTGTGACTCGCGTACTGAGGATAGATTCTGAGTACAACCGTTTTCTTTCTTCTGGATACAGACGTCGTTCGGGCCCATATTCTGGGCTAGACTGGACATCTAGTGCTATAAAAGCGTACTTCTTAGACGATCCTAACACTAGTGTGCAGTGACTATCGGACTAAACCTCCTTTAGGACTTCATCGATGTCAACGGATAGCCGGGAAGAATACAAACGGTTAAACTAAAAACGGAGATATCTCGACAGATACTGCTACGTAACTCGCGAAGAGAAAACTCGCCCGCCAGCGACTCACTCGTCTAAGTGTTCGATACCTTTCTTCGAGACGTTCGCCTCCGTGATCTCGCCGGGCATCCAGTCGGGCTTGTCGTCGGGGGCCGTCTCCTCCCACGCCCAGCCGTCGTAGATGTGGACCTTGTCCGTTCCCTTCTCCCGTAACCTGAGTTCGACGCGTTCCGCGCCGTCCTCGCTCGAGCCGGGCTCGAGCCGCCGGGCCGCCTTGAGAGCGGCCTGTCGCGGGGTGTTTCCGGAGAAGACGCTCGATTCCTCGCCGTCCGACTCGCGCAGTGCAAAGTTTCGTTTCCCGTCTTCGCGTACCATAAGTTTCGCCTCCGTGTCAATCCAGCACACGATCCGACATAAAGATATCCCCCAAAACCGACCGACTGCGGCGGTATCTTTAAGTGAGTAGCTTCCGCCAGTGTACTGCATTACCCGGCGGACGACTCCAAGGATGCTGACGGTTCCGTCACCTGGTTTCACCGCTCGTTCGGTCATTCGTTGAGGCGTCGAAAACACTTAAGTATATCCTACGGCGAAGTTCGGGATAGAATCCCGCGATGGTACGGAAAAAGAAGCTGAGTCCAAGCGGTGCCAAAGACGAAGACGGCAACTATCACAACGTCCATCTGAATCTCCACGAGGACGAACTGGCAGTCGCGGGCATGGATATCGGCGACGAGGTTTTCGTCCGCGTCCGAGACGGCAAGATCATCATCCAGAAAGCCGACGAGGAAGACGTCGAACACGAGTTCTAATCCCGCCGCGCTTGCGTCGCGGCCGCACAGCGTGCGTCCCAGCGTTGCTCGGGAATTCGACGGCGCCGTCGATACTGCAACTGCTGTGACTGCCGCTTCGCGCGGCGATCGATTTCCGTGTGACTACCGAATTACGTTCGGTCCGTCAAACGCGTCGCCGACCGCGAATCCGACTTTCGGGCACAACTCGGTTAGTTAACTCCATCAGATTTCCGCTCTCCTATATTCAACCATAAAATTCGCTTAGTTTTAGGACCATACAGTTAATCGTGCTTGCCCGGTTCTTATCGGCCAAAACGACTTATAATATCCAACCACAATCACGCTCAGATATGAAACGGAGACGGCTACTTGCCGGAGTCGGATCGGTGTCGACGCTCTGTATCGCCGGCTGTACGGGTTCGGAGGATTTGCCGAACGGCGACGGCGATGGAACCGGAAACAGCGGGCAATCGAACGGCGACGAGGAGACGACGGGGACGGCGGAGACGGTGGTCGTTGAATCGGGCGACTCGATTCAGCATGCGATCGACGAGGTCAGTCCGAACGGAACCGTCGAGGTGCGGTCGGGGACGTACGTGGAGTCTCTCGCGGTCGACAAGAAACTCGTGCTCACCGCTCCGGACGGCGCGGCCCTCGACGGCGTCGACGCCGACGGCGGTTCGGCCATTACGGTGTCGGAGTCCGGCGTTCAGATCGAAGGGTTCGAAATCTTCGATTACGAGACCGCCGGGATTCGTACCTCCGGCGATCTCGCCGAGGTTTCGATTACTGACGTCGAACTGTACAATATCTCGGAAGCGGCACTCCAGCTTACCGCCGAGACCGCCTCGCTCGCCGACGTCACCCTCGAGGACAACGGCGGAGCGGCCAGTATCGAAGCGTCTGCCGACGGCGACGTGACGGTACGCAACAGCAACTTCGTCCGTTCTGCTGCTGGTGGACTCACCATCGCCGGCGGGAAGACGGTCGTCCTCGACGGCGTCGAAGCGCTGCAAAACGGCGGGACAGGCATCAACGTCGGCGGCGGGAACGTGCGCGGACAGACGGTCGAGGTCACGGACGTGACCAGTTTGGAGAACGGCGGGAGCGGGCTCTCCGTCACCGGAACGCGGGGGGACGACACCGTGACCGTCGAGACCGTCGAGGCCGCCGATAATTCGAGCTTCGGCGTCGATATCGCGGCCGAGTCCGTGGACGTGACCGGCCTCGATCTCCGGGAAAACGGGACCGGAAGCGGGCTCTCGATCGAGAGCACCAGCGACGGCGACGTGGCGGTACGCGATAGCGATGTCACGCACGACGGCGGATACGGGATTCGCGTCGCCGGTGGGAAGACGGTCGAGATCGAGGAGATCGGACTACTCCAGAACGGAAACGATCAGCTCCGCGTCGAAGGCGGAGACGTTCGCGGACAGACGGTCACCGTTCGAAACTCGTCGATGACCGAGAACGAGAGCGGTAACGGTCTCTCCATCGTCGGAACGAGCGGCGACGATACGGTCACCGTCGAAAACGTCGATTTCGTCGACAACTCGTACCACGGCATCGATGTCGCGGCCGAAACCGTAGACATCACCGGCGTCGAGGTACAGAGCGGCGGGGCCGCGGACAGCGGTATCTCGATCGTGAGTTCGAGTGACGGCGACGTGACGGTGCGTGATACCACAGTCACCGATACCAAGCGGGAAACGACGACTAGTTGGTTCAGCTCCAGCGTCGACGAGTACGGCTACGGGATTCACATCGTCAACGGCGAGACGATCGAGGTCGAAAACGTCGAACTGCGCCGAAACGAGGGGACTCAACTCAATATCGACGGGAACGACGTTCGCGGACAGACGGTCGACGTGCGCAATTCGTCGTTCATCGAGAGTGAGAGCGGACACGGCGTTCGCGTCCTCGGTACGAGAGGTGACGACGAACAGACGATCACGAACTGCGTCGCCGAAGACAATTCGTACCACGGGTTCTCCCTCGGTGCGGAAACGGTTGTCATCGAGGAGACGTCCGCTGGCGGGAACGGCGACGGTCCGTTAGAGTTGACC
This genomic window from Haloterrigena salifodinae contains:
- a CDS encoding right-handed parallel beta-helix repeat-containing protein, producing MKRRRLLAGVGSVSTLCIAGCTGSEDLPNGDGDGTGNSGQSNGDEETTGTAETVVVESGDSIQHAIDEVSPNGTVEVRSGTYVESLAVDKKLVLTAPDGAALDGVDADGGSAITVSESGVQIEGFEIFDYETAGIRTSGDLAEVSITDVELYNISEAALQLTAETASLADVTLEDNGGAASIEASADGDVTVRNSNFVRSAAGGLTIAGGKTVVLDGVEALQNGGTGINVGGGNVRGQTVEVTDVTSLENGGSGLSVTGTRGDDTVTVETVEAADNSSFGVDIAAESVDVTGLDLRENGTGSGLSIESTSDGDVAVRDSDVTHDGGYGIRVAGGKTVEIEEIGLLQNGNDQLRVEGGDVRGQTVTVRNSSMTENESGNGLSIVGTSGDDTVTVENVDFVDNSYHGIDVAAETVDITGVEVQSGGAADSGISIVSSSDGDVTVRDTTVTDTKRETTTSWFSSSVDEYGYGIHIVNGETIEVENVELRRNEGTQLNIDGNDVRGQTVDVRNSSFIESESGHGVRVLGTRGDDEQTITNCVAEDNSYHGFSLGAETVVIEETSAGGNGDGPLELTTITEEEATIRNSF
- a CDS encoding non-histone chromosomal MC1 family protein → MVREDGKRNFALRESDGEESSVFSGNTPRQAALKAARRLEPGSSEDGAERVELRLREKGTDKVHIYDGWAWEETAPDDKPDWMPGEITEANVSKKGIEHLDE